Proteins encoded within one genomic window of Lysinibacillus sphaericus:
- a CDS encoding response regulator: protein MLIVDDHPIVLEGTKNLFKENEDILVDTESDATSVIPKIKNKPYDIYLIDINMPLENGIHLARNIKALQVDASIILYTGDDITDYYPLILERKIEGILAKTASKEQILRTVRAIANGEIVLPKNFLDFLDNRFKLQDAKLDIHLNEKEKKILRLIAKGHTNKAIAIELNIPQRTTERYLTQLFSLLNVDSRTEAVNLAERMNLL, encoded by the coding sequence ATGCTCATAGTGGATGATCACCCAATTGTGTTAGAGGGAACAAAAAATCTATTTAAAGAAAATGAAGATATTTTAGTGGATACAGAAAGTGATGCAACTTCTGTCATTCCAAAAATTAAAAACAAGCCATATGATATTTATCTTATTGATATCAATATGCCTTTAGAAAATGGCATTCATTTAGCTCGAAATATTAAAGCTCTTCAGGTGGATGCGTCGATTATCCTTTATACAGGGGATGATATTACGGATTATTATCCACTCATTTTGGAAAGAAAGATCGAGGGGATTTTAGCGAAGACAGCATCTAAAGAGCAAATATTACGGACGGTTCGAGCCATTGCCAATGGTGAAATTGTGTTACCAAAAAATTTCTTAGATTTTCTTGATAATCGCTTTAAACTGCAGGATGCAAAGCTCGATATACATTTAAATGAAAAAGAAAAGAAAATTTTAAGATTGATTGCTAAAGGGCATACAAATAAAGCAATAGCGATCGAGTTAAATATTCCTCAGCGAACAACTGAAAGATATTTAACACAGTTATTTTCCCTACTCAATGTAGATTCACGTACAGAAGCAGTAAACCTTGCAGAACGAATGAATTTACTCTAG
- a CDS encoding phosphatase PAP2 family protein has translation MKKWAFPLAIVTLIAFFMLRLTYQGETIFNFDTKVADILFGNPFIEAFHYIGEPSFVITVALILMVYLAWRVKNYRGMLFVLLTFAGGNVLNQLLKKWIQRPRPEIEDQLTSFSFPSGHAMSGILYLFTVAYLLSENNSKARQIQLWVGAIALTILIGLSRIAGARHFASDVLAGWCVGYTWFIICVLWYERRKRLYKKNTIKQ, from the coding sequence ATAAAAAAATGGGCATTTCCATTAGCAATAGTAACGCTAATCGCTTTTTTTATGCTGCGGTTAACATATCAGGGTGAGACAATTTTTAATTTTGATACAAAAGTGGCAGACATATTATTTGGTAATCCGTTTATCGAAGCTTTTCATTATATCGGTGAGCCGAGTTTTGTCATTACCGTTGCGCTTATATTAATGGTGTATTTAGCATGGAGGGTAAAAAATTACCGAGGCATGCTATTTGTTTTGTTAACATTTGCAGGAGGTAATGTACTGAATCAATTGCTAAAAAAATGGATTCAACGACCTCGACCAGAAATAGAAGATCAATTAACATCGTTTAGTTTTCCATCAGGACATGCTATGTCAGGCATTTTGTATTTGTTTACCGTTGCTTATTTGTTATCTGAAAATAACAGCAAAGCACGTCAAATACAGCTTTGGGTAGGGGCAATTGCACTGACAATACTTATTGGTCTATCACGTATAGCAGGTGCGCGCCATTTTGCTTCTGATGTACTAGCTGGCTGGTGCGTCGGTTACACATGGTTTATCATTTGTGTACTTTGGTATGAGCGACGTAAACGATTATATAAAAAGAATACTATAAAACAATAG
- the zupT gene encoding zinc transporter ZupT: MEGSILFALGLTLFAGLATGVGSLIAFFTSRTNTKFLSIALGFSAGVMIYVSLVEIFVKAKDALTNALGTTNGYWLTIAGFFGGMLFIALIDKFIPKSTNPHEVKLVEDVNAVKPQVDENHLMKMGVFTALAIGIHNFPEGIATFMSAINDPNVGIAIAIAVAIHNIPEGIAVSVPIFFATGNRRKAFKLSFLSGLAEPVGALVAYLLLMPFLTDVMFGIVFAGVAGIMVFISLDELLPAAQRYDETHLSMYGLVAGMAVMAISLVLLA; this comes from the coding sequence TTGGAAGGATCAATATTATTCGCCTTAGGGTTAACCCTTTTTGCTGGACTTGCAACAGGAGTAGGGAGCTTAATAGCATTTTTTACATCACGCACAAATACAAAATTTTTATCAATAGCCCTTGGATTTTCCGCTGGTGTTATGATTTATGTATCACTTGTGGAAATATTCGTAAAAGCAAAAGATGCTTTAACGAATGCTTTAGGTACAACTAACGGTTATTGGTTGACGATAGCAGGTTTCTTTGGCGGAATGTTATTTATAGCATTGATTGATAAATTTATTCCAAAATCGACTAATCCCCATGAGGTTAAGCTTGTTGAAGATGTTAATGCCGTAAAACCACAGGTAGATGAAAACCATCTGATGAAGATGGGGGTTTTCACTGCTCTTGCCATTGGGATTCATAATTTCCCTGAAGGTATTGCGACGTTTATGTCCGCAATAAACGATCCGAATGTTGGTATTGCTATTGCAATTGCTGTAGCCATTCATAATATACCAGAGGGAATTGCTGTATCAGTACCTATTTTTTTTGCTACAGGCAATCGTAGAAAAGCGTTTAAACTATCTTTTTTATCAGGGTTAGCAGAGCCTGTTGGTGCGCTAGTAGCATATTTGCTATTAATGCCTTTTTTAACAGACGTCATGTTTGGGATTGTATTTGCCGGTGTTGCCGGAATTATGGTCTTTATATCATTAGATGAGCTACTCCCCGCTGCACAGCGCTACGATGAAACACATTTATCGATGTATGGATTAGTTGCAGGAATGGCTGTAATGGCTATTAGTCTAGTATTATTAGCATAA
- a CDS encoding 2-hydroxy-3-keto-5-methylthiopentenyl-1-phosphate phosphatase: MKPIIFCDFDGTITETDNIVSLMTHFVPEQSEKIAKAMMAQTISFKDGITAMFELLSTNQKDDIIQYLLETAVIREGFREFVHYAQEHNIPFYIVSGGVDFFIQPMLEKFGPFSGVYCNSADFSGEQITIVYLNSCDAQCAKFTTQSCGCCKPTVMRKVTQPDHFKIVIGDSISDFEAAKQADLVLAREQLLDHCKDLQVPYEPFNTFYDCLETVKKLIEV; encoded by the coding sequence TTGAAACCAATTATATTTTGCGACTTTGACGGTACTATAACCGAAACAGATAATATCGTCTCACTTATGACGCATTTTGTCCCTGAACAATCTGAAAAAATTGCGAAGGCGATGATGGCCCAAACAATAAGCTTTAAAGACGGCATTACAGCTATGTTTGAACTATTATCGACTAACCAAAAAGATGACATCATTCAATATTTACTGGAGACCGCTGTAATTCGTGAAGGCTTTAGAGAATTCGTTCATTATGCACAGGAACACAATATTCCATTTTATATTGTCAGCGGAGGGGTCGATTTTTTCATACAACCAATGCTTGAAAAGTTTGGTCCATTTTCAGGGGTTTATTGCAATAGTGCTGACTTTTCTGGAGAGCAGATTACTATTGTTTATCTAAATAGCTGCGATGCACAATGTGCAAAGTTTACAACTCAAAGTTGCGGTTGCTGTAAACCAACTGTCATGCGTAAAGTGACACAGCCCGATCATTTCAAAATTGTTATTGGTGACTCTATTTCTGATTTTGAAGCTGCTAAACAAGCGGATTTAGTATTAGCTAGAGAACAGTTACTTGACCACTGTAAAGATTTACAAGTTCCTTATGAGCCATTTAACACTTTTTATGATTGCTTGGAAACAGTTAAGAAATTAATAGAAGTATAA
- the thrB gene encoding homoserine kinase has protein sequence MSKKWQITVPGSTANLGPGFDSIGLGLSLYLKLDVSLQDSWEIIHLDDNGPSEFELEQHLLYIIAKKIADQYKKNLPTCRVEMASELPLARGLGSSAAVIVAGIELANQLCDLKLTVQDKLNLSSQIEGHPDNATASVLGGLTISSMDENGIVDTFHVNDINASFVVYVPDVELKTSESRSVLPKQFDRAYAVRASANANMLAASLMVRDFERAGHYMEADLFHEPFRSTLIPQYAEIKEAAKANGAYGTALSGAGPTLISIIPTAIAEGFVATMQAKFPEHHIILTKADEHGVQVI, from the coding sequence ATGAGTAAAAAGTGGCAAATCACCGTTCCTGGGAGCACAGCCAATTTAGGCCCTGGCTTTGATTCTATTGGACTCGGCTTGTCTCTTTACTTGAAATTAGATGTTTCCCTACAGGATAGTTGGGAGATTATACATCTCGATGACAACGGTCCTAGTGAATTTGAGCTTGAGCAACATTTACTATACATTATTGCCAAAAAAATCGCTGATCAGTATAAGAAGAATTTACCTACTTGCCGTGTTGAAATGGCAAGCGAACTTCCTTTAGCTCGTGGTTTGGGCAGTAGTGCAGCCGTTATTGTTGCAGGTATTGAACTAGCCAACCAATTATGCGATTTGAAGTTAACTGTGCAAGACAAGTTAAATCTATCTTCTCAGATTGAAGGGCATCCTGATAATGCTACTGCCTCAGTACTTGGAGGCTTGACTATATCTTCAATGGATGAAAACGGTATTGTAGATACTTTCCATGTCAATGATATCAATGCTTCATTTGTTGTTTATGTCCCTGATGTGGAGTTGAAAACGAGTGAGTCACGCTCGGTCTTACCAAAACAATTTGATCGGGCTTATGCAGTACGTGCTTCTGCAAATGCAAATATGCTAGCTGCATCGTTAATGGTTCGAGATTTTGAACGTGCTGGGCACTATATGGAAGCTGATTTGTTCCATGAGCCTTTCCGTTCAACATTAATACCACAATATGCGGAGATTAAAGAAGCTGCAAAAGCAAATGGTGCTTATGGTACAGCATTAAGTGGAGCTGGTCCAACACTCATTTCCATCATCCCTACTGCTATTGCCGAAGGCTTTGTTGCAACAATGCAAGCAAAATTCCCAGAACATCATATCATTCTAACGAAGGCCGATGAGCATGGTGTACAAGTAATATAA
- the thrC gene encoding threonine synthase produces MWKGLIEEYKQFLPVTENTPALTLNEGNTPLIHLVNLSKQLGIELYGKIEGANPTGSFKDRGMVFAVAKAIEDGSKCVICASTGNTSAAAAAYATRAGIQSIVVIPKGKVALGKLAQATMYGAKIIEIDGNFDDALNIVRQVSETTPVALVNSVNPYRIEGQKTASFEIVDALGSAPDYLCIPVGNAGNITAYWKGFKEYNDVKASGLPKMYGFEAEGAAAIVKGEPIANPETVATAIRIGNPASWQYAEAARDESGGIIDSVTDEEILAAYKLIAGTEGIFVEPGSAASLAGVIKSVENGKIVKGSKVVTVFTGNGLKDPDTAMNVSTVDVVALKNDEEEIRKYIEGVL; encoded by the coding sequence ATGTGGAAAGGCCTTATTGAAGAATATAAACAATTTTTACCCGTAACAGAAAATACACCTGCTCTAACATTAAACGAAGGCAATACGCCTCTTATACATTTAGTTAATCTTTCTAAACAGCTTGGTATTGAGCTGTATGGTAAAATAGAAGGTGCAAATCCAACTGGTTCTTTCAAAGATCGCGGTATGGTATTTGCCGTAGCCAAGGCTATTGAAGATGGTAGTAAATGTGTTATTTGTGCCTCAACAGGCAATACTTCAGCGGCTGCTGCAGCTTATGCAACACGTGCAGGTATCCAATCTATTGTTGTGATTCCTAAAGGGAAAGTAGCCCTTGGTAAATTAGCACAAGCGACAATGTATGGTGCAAAAATTATTGAAATTGATGGTAATTTCGATGATGCATTAAACATCGTGCGTCAAGTGAGTGAAACAACACCTGTAGCACTTGTTAACTCAGTTAACCCATATCGCATTGAAGGGCAAAAAACAGCTTCTTTTGAAATTGTAGATGCTTTAGGATCTGCTCCAGACTATTTATGCATTCCAGTAGGTAACGCAGGAAATATTACTGCTTACTGGAAAGGCTTTAAAGAATATAATGATGTCAAAGCTTCAGGTTTACCAAAAATGTACGGCTTTGAAGCAGAAGGTGCCGCAGCAATTGTAAAAGGTGAACCAATCGCTAACCCAGAAACAGTTGCAACAGCTATCCGTATCGGTAACCCTGCTAGCTGGCAGTATGCTGAAGCAGCACGAGATGAGTCTGGCGGCATTATTGACTCTGTAACAGACGAAGAAATTTTAGCAGCTTATAAGCTAATTGCAGGAACGGAAGGCATTTTTGTTGAGCCTGGTTCAGCTGCATCATTAGCAGGTGTTATTAAATCTGTTGAAAACGGTAAAATTGTCAAAGGCTCAAAAGTCGTGACAGTCTTTACTGGTAACGGCTTAAAAGATCCTGACACGGCAATGAACGTTTCAACAGTAGACGTTGTTGCTCTAAAAAATGATGAAGAAGAAATCCGCAAATATATCGAGGGCGTACTATGA
- a CDS encoding MFS transporter gives MTTIKQEQSISRNKLLGVAGVGWLFDAMDVGILSFVITALAVDWDLTKSQMGWIGSVNSIGMAVGALIFGIFADKVGRKQVFMWTLILFSVASGISAFTTTLIAFMALRFLVGMGLGGELPVASTLVSESVEAKERGRVVVLLESFWAAGWLIAALISYFVIPTWGWRVALLLTAIPAVYAIYLRWHLPDSPQFTAKAESKKRSIFLNIRDVWSKKYARSTLMLWVLWFTVVFSYYGMFLWLPSVMVGKGFDMITSFKYVLIMTLAQLPGYFTAAWFIEKFGRKFVLVSYLIGTAVSAFIFGNAETMAVLLTSGMLLSFFNLGAWGALYAYTPEQYPAVIRGTGAGMAAAVGRIGGIFGPLLVGSLLTAGYDIGFIFAIFCGAIIIGVIGVIFLGTETKQMELE, from the coding sequence ATGACAACAATTAAGCAAGAACAATCTATATCACGTAACAAGCTTTTGGGTGTAGCAGGTGTTGGCTGGCTCTTTGATGCAATGGACGTCGGTATTTTATCTTTCGTTATTACAGCGCTCGCGGTAGATTGGGATTTAACTAAAAGTCAGATGGGTTGGATTGGCAGTGTTAATTCTATAGGAATGGCAGTTGGCGCACTCATCTTTGGTATTTTTGCAGATAAAGTCGGTCGTAAGCAAGTGTTCATGTGGACGCTTATATTATTTTCTGTGGCAAGTGGTATTTCGGCATTTACAACAACTTTAATCGCATTTATGGCATTACGCTTTTTAGTAGGGATGGGGCTCGGTGGAGAGCTACCGGTAGCATCTACTCTTGTTTCTGAAAGTGTGGAGGCAAAGGAACGTGGAAGAGTAGTGGTATTACTAGAGAGCTTTTGGGCAGCAGGCTGGCTTATTGCCGCACTGATTTCTTATTTTGTTATCCCGACATGGGGCTGGCGTGTCGCTTTGTTGTTAACAGCAATTCCAGCAGTGTACGCTATATACCTGCGTTGGCATTTACCTGATTCACCACAGTTTACTGCGAAGGCTGAATCTAAAAAACGTAGCATTTTTCTCAACATACGTGATGTATGGTCGAAAAAATATGCCCGTTCGACACTTATGCTATGGGTGCTATGGTTTACAGTAGTATTCTCGTATTACGGTATGTTTTTATGGTTACCGAGTGTAATGGTCGGAAAAGGTTTTGATATGATTACTAGCTTTAAGTATGTGTTGATTATGACTTTAGCTCAGCTTCCGGGTTACTTTACAGCGGCATGGTTTATTGAAAAATTTGGACGCAAATTTGTACTTGTTTCCTATTTAATTGGAACCGCTGTAAGTGCTTTCATTTTTGGTAATGCAGAAACAATGGCGGTGCTATTAACATCTGGGATGCTATTATCATTCTTTAATTTAGGCGCGTGGGGTGCACTCTATGCTTATACACCAGAACAGTACCCAGCCGTTATTCGTGGTACAGGTGCAGGAATGGCTGCCGCAGTTGGACGAATTGGCGGTATTTTCGGTCCATTATTGGTAGGATCATTACTAACAGCAGGCTATGATATCGGTTTTATTTTTGCAATTTTTTGTGGTGCTATCATTATAGGGGTTATTGGTGTCATATTTTTAGGCACAGAAACGAAACAAATGGAACTGGAATAG
- a CDS encoding MurR/RpiR family transcriptional regulator — MSINENIKKRFVRLSKGQRKVAQFVMSNPTVVIANGAAEVGRQANVSESTVIRFCYAMDLSGYVELQEEIRSYLNSQHESVPLQPAHTASKQRTSSFAKIMQRDMQNIQDTIHLVNDKVLQKSSKWMHEADTVYILGTRQAASIANWLSYTLKTLRPNVKQLRTDSDDLVQQINSMSERTTLIVFSCDKHSNDVKTIVEIAKMKKVKIIAITGSALSPIRDYASALFALGLKNQSSLDMVPVLFSFMHALIEEMVSHDKERYTQYQQSYEQVENNLLFLDVAREKQVF; from the coding sequence ATGAGTATAAATGAAAATATAAAGAAAAGATTTGTAAGACTGTCAAAAGGACAACGTAAAGTTGCGCAATTTGTTATGAGTAATCCAACGGTTGTTATTGCTAATGGGGCAGCTGAAGTAGGTAGACAGGCAAATGTTAGTGAATCAACCGTTATTCGTTTTTGTTATGCGATGGATTTGTCAGGTTATGTGGAGCTACAAGAAGAGATTAGAAGTTATTTAAACTCACAACATGAAAGTGTTCCTCTTCAACCAGCACATACGGCGAGCAAGCAAAGAACTTCAAGCTTTGCTAAAATCATGCAACGTGATATGCAAAACATACAAGATACAATACATCTTGTGAACGATAAGGTGCTTCAAAAAAGCTCTAAATGGATGCATGAAGCAGATACAGTTTATATTTTAGGTACAAGACAAGCAGCCTCTATTGCTAATTGGTTATCGTATACGTTGAAAACTTTACGACCAAATGTAAAGCAACTACGTACAGATTCAGATGATCTCGTTCAACAAATCAACAGCATGAGCGAACGTACTACGTTAATTGTTTTTTCATGTGATAAACATTCCAATGATGTGAAAACGATTGTTGAAATAGCGAAAATGAAAAAAGTGAAAATTATTGCTATTACCGGATCGGCGTTGTCACCAATAAGAGACTATGCAAGTGCCCTATTTGCATTAGGTTTAAAAAATCAATCCTCTTTAGATATGGTACCTGTTCTATTTTCATTTATGCATGCTCTTATTGAGGAAATGGTTAGTCATGATAAAGAGCGATACACTCAATATCAACAATCATATGAACAAGTAGAAAATAACTTATTATTTTTAGATGTAGCAAGAGAAAAGCAAGTATTTTAA
- a CDS encoding GNAT family N-acetyltransferase, with translation MTKKMEKKYIPLASYFDVASQSEITLSFSALENIMGQALPNAAYLNKSWWKKTKPPLTHFLSWTNAGYYVIDVKLGTSVTFSRTQEKISTDHISENNENTSAYIIRAIEASDARAFILLQEEILQQTEFLYNVENELELTVQQLRKNLAYWKQLKNRTILLCILNGTFAGYAVIHGYKHSKAKHVASVHLAVKEEHQRKGIGSALMKAVEDWANQRNISRLELSVMEHNDAALQLFKKLGFEHEGTRVNAIKLNDTFKAEYSLSKIL, from the coding sequence ATGACAAAGAAGATGGAAAAAAAGTATATTCCTTTGGCAAGCTATTTTGACGTGGCTTCGCAAAGTGAAATTACTTTATCCTTTAGCGCATTAGAAAACATTATGGGACAAGCCTTACCCAATGCTGCTTATTTAAATAAGAGCTGGTGGAAAAAAACAAAGCCTCCTCTTACGCATTTTTTATCTTGGACAAATGCAGGTTATTATGTCATAGATGTCAAATTAGGCACAAGTGTCACATTTTCTCGCACACAGGAGAAAATATCGACGGATCATATTTCTGAAAATAACGAAAATACTTCTGCGTACATAATCCGAGCGATTGAAGCATCAGATGCTAGAGCATTTATTCTTTTACAAGAAGAAATCCTTCAACAAACTGAATTTTTGTATAATGTTGAAAATGAGTTAGAGCTAACTGTACAACAACTTAGAAAAAACCTAGCTTATTGGAAGCAATTAAAAAACCGCACAATTTTGCTTTGTATTTTAAATGGCACGTTTGCAGGTTATGCAGTAATTCATGGTTATAAGCACTCTAAAGCCAAACATGTTGCCTCAGTCCACTTGGCCGTGAAAGAAGAACACCAGCGAAAAGGGATTGGTTCAGCACTTATGAAGGCAGTGGAAGACTGGGCTAACCAAAGAAATATCTCTCGCCTCGAATTATCCGTTATGGAGCATAATGATGCCGCATTACAGCTATTTAAAAAACTAGGCTTTGAACACGAAGGAACTCGCGTTAATGCTATTAAACTGAATGATACATTCAAGGCTGAATATAGTTTAAGTAAAATTTTATAA
- a CDS encoding manganese-dependent inorganic pyrophosphatase, translated as MSKVLVFGHKNPDTDTITSAIVYAYLKQQIGVEAEAVRLGELNNETKYALDKFGFEAPRVISSVVGEAEKVILVDHNEFQQSADGIEEVQITEVIDHHRIANFQTADPLYYRAEPVGCTATILNKIFKENDVVIPANIAGLMLSAIISDTLLFKSPTCTQQDVKAAEELAKIAGVDAADYGLAMLKAGADLSDKSLEDLLSLDAKEFQFGEYKSVVAQVNAVDINDVLGRQEELEILLNKNVADNGLDLFFFVVTDILNNDSTAVAIGQVAEAAAKAFGAELTNNRVVLPGVVSRKKQIVPVLTDALK; from the coding sequence ATGAGCAAAGTTTTAGTTTTCGGACATAAAAATCCTGATACAGATACAATTACATCTGCAATTGTATACGCATATTTAAAGCAACAAATAGGAGTAGAAGCTGAAGCAGTACGTCTGGGCGAATTAAATAATGAAACAAAATATGCACTAGACAAATTTGGCTTTGAGGCACCGCGTGTTATTTCTTCTGTAGTAGGGGAAGCGGAAAAGGTTATCCTTGTAGACCATAATGAATTCCAACAATCGGCTGATGGCATTGAGGAAGTACAAATTACAGAGGTAATTGATCACCATCGTATTGCAAACTTCCAAACAGCTGACCCATTGTATTACCGTGCTGAACCAGTTGGTTGTACAGCGACTATTTTAAATAAAATCTTTAAAGAAAATGATGTTGTAATACCAGCAAATATTGCAGGGTTAATGTTATCAGCTATTATTTCTGACACATTACTGTTCAAATCACCAACTTGTACACAACAGGATGTCAAAGCTGCGGAGGAACTTGCAAAAATCGCAGGTGTTGATGCTGCGGACTATGGACTAGCAATGTTAAAAGCAGGCGCTGACCTTTCAGATAAATCTTTAGAGGATCTTTTATCTTTAGATGCAAAAGAGTTCCAGTTTGGTGAATATAAATCTGTCGTTGCCCAAGTGAATGCTGTTGATATTAACGATGTGCTTGGACGACAAGAAGAATTAGAAATTCTTTTAAATAAAAATGTTGCTGACAATGGTTTAGATCTATTCTTCTTCGTTGTAACAGACATTTTAAACAATGATTCAACAGCTGTTGCAATTGGACAAGTAGCAGAAGCGGCAGCAAAAGCATTTGGTGCAGAGCTGACAAACAACCGTGTTGTTTTACCAGGTGTTGTATCTCGTAAAAAACAAATCGTTCCAGTATTAACGGATGCATTAAAATAA
- a CDS encoding FAD-dependent oxidoreductase, whose amino-acid sequence MTQSLWLATTDSVSLPSLTASTKCDVCIIGGGLTGLYTAYVLAKAGVDVVLLEANSKLSHGTTGHSTGKLTAQHGLVYANLLEKLSVNDARLYYHLNQHAVEKALQFLPKESIRPVDSYLYCQTKEGYSQLLKEWNAYKVLNVKAKITSETELPFPITKALSISQQAQINPVIVSNFLIKEALSMGAKLYANTRVQQLRIAQNDLHTEKNISVQYNKLVLCTHYPIEAFKGLQLLKLSNNRSYMVASKITETYQGQYLSVDFPSRSIRTTTINDEHYLLLGGANHIAGETTNTKPFYDAIQNEMKVHFGQEPLYRWSAQDIETPDMVPYVGKITQSLPNVFIATGYRKWGISNSFVAGDLLSSLITGTAKNNDASTLYSPARTKFGAQFMQMLKVGGFVAKELVTGYIKNGNAPTCTHLGCKTKWNEADETWDCPCHGSRFNAQGEVLEGPAVQPLKLD is encoded by the coding sequence ATGACACAATCTCTTTGGCTTGCAACAACCGACTCGGTTTCCTTGCCATCTTTAACAGCTTCGACTAAATGTGATGTTTGTATTATTGGAGGAGGATTGACTGGACTATATACCGCTTATGTATTAGCAAAAGCAGGTGTCGATGTTGTACTACTAGAGGCCAATTCAAAGCTAAGTCATGGTACGACTGGTCATTCAACAGGTAAACTAACTGCACAGCATGGCTTAGTCTACGCAAATCTTCTCGAAAAGCTTTCTGTAAACGATGCTAGACTCTACTATCATTTAAATCAACATGCTGTAGAGAAAGCATTACAATTCCTTCCTAAAGAGTCCATTCGGCCAGTTGACTCATACCTGTATTGTCAAACAAAAGAAGGCTACTCACAATTATTAAAAGAGTGGAATGCCTATAAAGTATTAAATGTAAAGGCAAAGATTACTTCTGAAACGGAGCTCCCTTTCCCTATTACAAAGGCACTTAGCATATCGCAGCAAGCTCAAATAAACCCTGTAATTGTAAGTAACTTTCTTATAAAAGAGGCATTATCAATGGGCGCGAAACTATATGCAAACACACGTGTCCAGCAATTACGGATAGCACAAAATGACTTACATACCGAAAAAAATATATCGGTTCAATATAATAAGCTTGTTTTGTGCACGCATTACCCAATTGAAGCCTTCAAAGGATTACAACTCCTAAAGCTTTCAAATAACCGATCTTATATGGTTGCCAGTAAAATAACGGAAACGTACCAAGGGCAGTATCTATCAGTTGATTTTCCTTCACGTTCTATTCGAACGACTACTATAAACGATGAGCACTATTTACTTCTCGGTGGGGCTAATCATATCGCAGGTGAAACGACCAATACGAAGCCCTTTTACGATGCTATTCAAAATGAAATGAAAGTACACTTTGGGCAGGAGCCACTTTATAGATGGTCGGCTCAAGATATCGAAACACCCGACATGGTACCTTATGTCGGAAAAATTACGCAGTCCTTACCAAATGTCTTTATCGCAACAGGATATCGCAAATGGGGGATTTCAAATTCATTCGTCGCTGGGGATTTACTGTCTTCACTTATTACAGGTACTGCGAAGAACAACGATGCAAGTACGCTTTATTCGCCTGCACGTACAAAATTTGGTGCGCAGTTTATGCAAATGCTGAAAGTCGGAGGCTTCGTGGCAAAGGAACTGGTCACAGGTTATATTAAAAATGGAAATGCTCCGACTTGTACGCATTTAGGCTGTAAAACAAAGTGGAATGAAGCGGATGAGACATGGGATTGCCCCTGTCATGGCTCCCGTTTTAATGCCCAAGGAGAAGTGTTAGAAGGTCCAGCAGTTCAACCACTAAAACTTGATTAA
- a CDS encoding DsbA family oxidoreductase: MKIEIWSDYVCPFCYIGKKQLEKAIQDTGFKGQVELVYKSYQLDPTTPADTNESIYESLSQKYSMTLEKAKEMTQGVAARAKEVGLHYNFDQMMAENTLKAHRLVKWAEQQGDASELVEALLHGYFIDGKRISHDEVLVAIAEQVGFKREDIEKVLASDEFKGDVEVDIQEGLQLGVRGVPFFVLNRKYGISGAQPQEVFENTLRKVAEEEGLQPGLKMEGSGDAGVCTDDSCQI, from the coding sequence ATGAAAATCGAAATTTGGTCAGATTATGTTTGTCCTTTTTGCTACATTGGCAAAAAACAATTGGAAAAGGCAATTCAGGATACAGGGTTTAAGGGCCAAGTGGAGCTTGTTTATAAAAGCTATCAACTTGACCCGACAACACCAGCGGATACGAATGAGTCTATCTACGAATCTTTGTCTCAGAAATATAGTATGACATTAGAAAAAGCGAAAGAAATGACACAAGGTGTGGCAGCTCGCGCAAAAGAAGTAGGCTTACATTATAATTTTGATCAGATGATGGCAGAAAACACATTAAAAGCACATCGACTTGTGAAATGGGCTGAACAACAGGGTGACGCTAGTGAATTAGTTGAAGCGCTGTTACATGGCTATTTTATCGATGGAAAGCGCATTAGTCATGATGAGGTATTAGTGGCAATCGCAGAACAAGTTGGTTTCAAGCGTGAGGATATTGAAAAGGTTCTTGCTAGTGATGAATTTAAAGGTGATGTGGAAGTAGATATACAGGAAGGGCTTCAGCTTGGTGTACGAGGTGTTCCATTCTTTGTGCTAAATCGTAAATACGGTATTTCAGGAGCACAACCGCAAGAGGTGTTTGAAAATACTTTGCGTAAAGTAGCGGAGGAAGAAGGCTTACAACCAGGGTTAAAGATGGAAGGCTCTGGAGATGCAGGCGTTTGTACAGATGATAGTTGTCAGATCTAA